From Erwinia sp. HDF1-3R, one genomic window encodes:
- the bamB gene encoding outer membrane protein assembly factor BamB: MELRKILLPGLISVTLLSGCSWFSGEEDVVKMSPLPKVENQFTPEKVWSTSVGDGVGDFYSNLHPTWADSTVYAADRFGIVKALNAGDGKEQWKVDLSEKTGFFSKNHPALLSGGVTVDGGHVYVGSERAQVYALNSSDGSIAWQAKAAGEVLSRPVVSDGLVLIHTSNGMLQGLDQTNGAVKWTVNLDVPALSLRGESAPATAFGAAIVGGDNGRVSAVMMNQGQIIWQQRISQPTGATEIDRLSDVDTTPIVLNGVVYALAYNGNLSALDLRSGQILWKREIGSVHDMIVDAGRIYLVDQDDRVVALSTEGGVTVWRQSDLLHRNLTSPVLFNGYIVVGDSEGYLHWINTDDGRFVAQQKVDSSGFQTEPVVASDKLLIQAKGGEVYAFTR; this comes from the coding sequence ATGGAATTGCGTAAGATACTTCTGCCGGGACTGATCTCAGTCACCTTACTTAGCGGATGTTCATGGTTTAGCGGCGAAGAAGACGTGGTCAAAATGTCGCCGCTGCCAAAAGTAGAAAATCAGTTTACCCCGGAAAAAGTCTGGAGCACGTCGGTCGGTGACGGCGTAGGTGATTTCTACTCCAACCTGCATCCGACCTGGGCAGACAGTACCGTTTATGCGGCCGATCGCTTCGGCATCGTCAAAGCGCTAAACGCGGGTGATGGCAAAGAGCAGTGGAAAGTCGATCTGTCAGAAAAAACCGGCTTTTTCTCTAAAAATCATCCCGCGCTGCTCTCCGGTGGCGTGACCGTCGACGGTGGACACGTCTACGTCGGCAGCGAACGCGCACAGGTTTATGCCTTAAACAGCAGCGACGGCTCCATTGCCTGGCAGGCTAAAGCGGCCGGTGAAGTGCTCTCACGTCCGGTGGTCAGTGATGGCCTGGTGCTGATCCACACCAGCAACGGTATGTTGCAGGGTCTGGACCAGACCAACGGCGCGGTGAAATGGACGGTCAACCTTGACGTGCCAGCCCTGTCGCTGCGCGGTGAGTCAGCACCCGCGACCGCCTTCGGTGCGGCTATTGTGGGCGGTGACAACGGACGCGTCAGCGCGGTGATGATGAATCAGGGCCAGATTATCTGGCAGCAGCGTATTTCCCAGCCGACTGGCGCAACGGAAATTGACCGTCTGTCCGACGTGGATACCACCCCAATCGTCCTGAACGGCGTGGTCTATGCGCTGGCCTATAATGGCAATCTCAGCGCGCTGGATCTCCGCTCCGGCCAGATCCTGTGGAAGCGTGAAATCGGCTCTGTACACGATATGATCGTTGATGCGGGCCGTATCTACCTGGTTGATCAGGACGACCGCGTGGTGGCTCTGAGCACGGAAGGGGGCGTAACGGTCTGGCGTCAAAGCGATCTGCTGCACCGTAACCTGACCTCACCGGTGCTCTTCAACGGTTATATTGTGGTTGGCGACAGCGAAGGCTATCTGCACTGGATCAACACTGACGATGGGCGTTTCGTTGCCCAGCAGAAAGTCGACAGCTCCGGCTTCCAGACCGAGCCAGTAGTCGCCAGCGACAAGCTGTTAATTCAGGCGAAGGGCGGCGAAGTTTACGCGTTTACCCGCTAA
- a CDS encoding YfgM family protein, whose amino-acid sequence MEVYSNENEQIDAVKQFFAQNGKALVIGVIIGIGALAGWRYWSSHEDGGSRQASASYQQVSTALDASKPATLDAAAKFASENSNTYGALASLDLAKRYVDANQLDKAAEQLQVGLKDTNDANLQAVMNMRLARIQLQQKKPDEVLKTLDSVKGDGWTAIVADVRGEALLSKGDTHGARDAWSKGIASDASPALKEMLQMKMNNLPG is encoded by the coding sequence GTGGAAGTATATAGCAACGAAAATGAACAGATCGACGCGGTAAAACAGTTCTTTGCCCAGAACGGCAAGGCGCTGGTTATCGGAGTGATTATTGGCATCGGTGCGCTGGCAGGCTGGCGCTACTGGAGCAGCCATGAAGATGGCGGCAGCCGTCAGGCCTCGGCGTCTTATCAGCAGGTTTCGACCGCGCTGGATGCCAGCAAGCCTGCAACGCTGGACGCGGCGGCGAAATTTGCCAGCGAAAACAGCAATACCTATGGTGCGCTGGCTTCGCTGGATCTGGCTAAGCGCTATGTGGATGCGAATCAGCTGGATAAAGCCGCCGAGCAGCTCCAGGTCGGGCTGAAAGATACCAACGATGCCAACCTTCAGGCGGTGATGAATATGCGTCTGGCGCGTATTCAGCTGCAGCAGAAGAAGCCGGATGAGGTGTTAAAAACCCTCGACAGCGTGAAGGGTGATGGCTGGACAGCGATTGTCGCCGACGTACGCGGAGAAGCTCTGCTGAGTAAAGGTGATACCCACGGCGCGCGCGATGCCTGGAGTAAAGGCATTGCCTCTGATGCGTCACCGGCGCTGAAAGAGATGCTGCAAATGAAGATGAATAATCTGCCGGGCTAA
- the rodZ gene encoding cytoskeleton protein RodZ, with product MNTEANQDKTAVNSTGERLRGAREEMGLTQQNVAERLCLKLSTVREIEEDKSPANLASTFLRGYIRSYARLVHVPEEELLPMMAKQAPVRAAKVEPMQSFSLGKRRKKRDGWLMTFTWLVLFVVVGLTGAWWWQNHKAAQDDLVSMADQNASSGSENGQSIPLTDNSADGSQTAASAPVQNEPAQNAEPAPQAAPAAAPAATAPADSAPVTQQPAAASPAQQADNNAAVSASGQMPVAAASVDASAADRNALVLNFLKDCWLEVTDASGKKLFSGMQRSGGKLSLNGTAPYRLKIGAPSAVQIHYQGQPVDLSRFIRTNQVARLSVGAQ from the coding sequence ATGAATACTGAAGCCAATCAAGACAAAACAGCAGTAAATTCAACAGGCGAGCGCCTCCGCGGGGCCCGTGAAGAGATGGGACTCACTCAGCAGAACGTTGCTGAGCGCCTCTGCCTGAAACTTTCCACCGTCCGGGAGATAGAAGAGGACAAATCGCCGGCCAATCTGGCGTCGACCTTCCTGCGGGGTTACATCCGTTCTTACGCACGTCTGGTGCATGTACCTGAGGAAGAACTGCTGCCGATGATGGCCAAACAGGCCCCCGTCCGCGCGGCGAAAGTGGAACCGATGCAAAGTTTCTCTTTAGGGAAGCGGCGTAAAAAACGCGACGGCTGGCTGATGACCTTCACCTGGCTGGTGTTGTTTGTGGTGGTCGGTTTAACGGGTGCCTGGTGGTGGCAAAACCATAAGGCCGCGCAGGACGATCTGGTGTCAATGGCCGATCAGAACGCGTCTTCTGGCAGCGAAAACGGTCAGTCCATTCCTCTGACCGATAACAGCGCCGACGGCTCGCAGACGGCAGCCAGTGCACCGGTACAGAATGAACCCGCCCAGAACGCTGAACCTGCGCCTCAGGCGGCGCCCGCCGCCGCGCCTGCTGCCACTGCCCCGGCGGACAGTGCACCTGTGACGCAGCAGCCCGCTGCCGCTTCACCCGCACAGCAGGCCGATAATAACGCAGCGGTGAGCGCCAGCGGGCAGATGCCCGTTGCCGCTGCCAGCGTAGACGCTTCCGCTGCTGACCGTAATGCGCTGGTACTGAACTTTCTTAAAGACTGCTGGCTGGAAGTGACCGATGCCTCGGGGAAAAAACTGTTCAGCGGCATGCAGCGCAGCGGTGGTAAACTCAGCCTCAATGGCACTGCTCCCTATCGCCTGAAAATTGGCGCACCGAGCGCAGTCCAGATTCACTATCAGGGCCAGCCGGTCGATTTGAGTCGTTTCATCCGTACCAACCAGGTTGCTCGCCTGTCGGTGGGTGCGCAATAA
- the pilW gene encoding type IV pilus biogenesis/stability protein PilW: MGKGLLVWLIAILMAGCSPAMPRSERVQTRLQLGLEYLTQGDLIAAQRNLRQAAALAPQDYRTQLALARYQQRVGDEEAATDFYRSALALAPENRDVINNYGAFLCRLGQYDAAQRQFSRAAELTSNGGRADALENAGYCYLIAGEQNKAVVALTRATMHHPDKGLALLAEAERRFGKRELVSSRLLLDVYQRNFTASAESLWLEIRFAALAQHPEGVRLAGEQLARNFPQSIQHLHFLANEY, from the coding sequence ATGGGTAAAGGATTACTGGTATGGCTGATTGCCATACTTATGGCGGGGTGCAGCCCCGCCATGCCGCGCAGCGAACGGGTGCAAACCCGACTACAGTTAGGGCTTGAATATCTGACTCAGGGTGACCTGATCGCTGCACAGCGCAACCTCCGCCAGGCGGCGGCGCTGGCCCCGCAGGACTATCGTACCCAGCTGGCGCTGGCTCGCTACCAGCAGCGGGTGGGGGATGAGGAAGCCGCTACGGACTTTTATCGTTCGGCACTTGCTCTGGCTCCAGAAAACCGTGATGTAATCAATAATTACGGTGCGTTTCTCTGTCGTTTAGGGCAGTATGATGCGGCTCAACGTCAGTTCAGCAGGGCCGCAGAATTAACGTCAAACGGCGGACGTGCGGATGCGTTAGAGAATGCCGGTTACTGCTATCTCATTGCGGGAGAGCAGAATAAGGCTGTCGTCGCGCTCACCCGTGCGACAATGCATCATCCGGATAAAGGCCTGGCGTTGCTGGCAGAAGCCGAAAGGCGATTTGGAAAGAGGGAGCTGGTTTCATCCCGGCTCCTGTTAGATGTTTATCAACGCAACTTTACTGCTTCGGCGGAAAGTCTGTGGTTAGAGATTCGCTTCGCCGCGCTGGCGCAGCATCCGGAGGGCGTCAGGCTTGCCGGGGAGCAGCTGGCGCGAAATTTTCCACAATCGATACAGCACCTGCATTTTTTAGCTAATGAATACTGA
- a CDS encoding glucose/quinate/shikimate family membrane-bound PQQ-dependent dehydrogenase, with the protein MSQTNAPSSKWLGLWCFVLGLLFLATGLYFVIGGGKLVSLGGSWYFVIAGIVTVLSAIQFFRRKSSAVTLFVLVFIGSAIWAVQDAGIDFWPLVSRLMTLAGFLLLALVTLPALRKREGKTPATKPAWAIAALVAIGMVATFAQMFQPHSPVADGKELPLVPVNKAAEQKNWDNYGNTPGGSRFVALDQITRDNVKDLKVAWTYHTGDIPESPTGNGAEDQQTPLQIGDVLYLCTPHNNVIAVNADTGKEIWKRVVNAQAEVWNRCRGLAYFDATKPLTQPTVPGSTPVPQPALAAGDTCQRRLLMNTIDARLIAINADNGEFCQNFGDHGVVNLKDGLGQAEDPKYQLTSAPTLAGTTVVVGGRVADNVQTDMPGGVIRGFDVITGAMRWAFDPGKDDPTAKLKPGETYVRSTPNSWGPMSYDPGMNTVFMPMGSSSVDLWGATRTALNHKYGASILAVDATTGKEKWVYQTVHNDLWDFDLPMQPSLIDFPEKDGTTKPAVVIGTKAGQIYVLDRLTGKPLTEVKEFPVKKGNIPNEQYTATQPKSVGMPQIGAETLTESDMWGATPFDQLACRIGFKSMRYDGLYTVPGTDKALSFPGSLGGMNWGSLSTDPNNHLIFVNDMRLGLWVQMIPANTAAISRGSNGGEAINTGMGAVPLKGTPYAVNKNRFMSPLGIPCQKPPFGTLSAVDLKTRKVVWQVPVGTVQDTGPFGIKMHVKMPVGMPTLGGTLATQGGLVFIAGTQDYYLRAFDTATGKEVWKARLPVGSQGGPISYKSPKTGKQYILISAGGARQSPDRGDYVIAYALDK; encoded by the coding sequence ATGTCTCAAACGAACGCCCCGTCATCTAAATGGCTGGGCTTGTGGTGCTTTGTGCTGGGCTTACTGTTCCTTGCAACCGGCCTCTACTTTGTCATTGGTGGTGGGAAACTGGTTTCACTGGGTGGCAGCTGGTATTTCGTGATTGCTGGTATCGTCACCGTTCTCTCTGCTATTCAATTCTTCCGCCGTAAATCCTCTGCCGTTACCCTTTTTGTCCTGGTCTTTATTGGCTCTGCCATCTGGGCCGTGCAGGATGCGGGAATAGATTTCTGGCCGCTGGTGTCACGCCTGATGACGCTGGCGGGCTTCCTGCTGCTGGCGCTGGTTACGCTGCCAGCACTGCGTAAGCGCGAAGGGAAAACGCCAGCGACGAAGCCTGCATGGGCCATCGCCGCGCTGGTGGCTATCGGTATGGTCGCCACCTTCGCGCAGATGTTTCAGCCACACTCTCCCGTTGCTGACGGTAAAGAGCTGCCGCTGGTGCCGGTTAATAAAGCCGCTGAGCAAAAAAACTGGGATAACTACGGTAACACGCCGGGCGGCAGCCGCTTCGTCGCGCTGGATCAGATTACCCGCGATAACGTAAAAGATCTGAAGGTGGCCTGGACTTATCACACCGGTGATATCCCTGAAAGCCCTACGGGCAACGGCGCAGAAGATCAGCAGACGCCGCTACAGATTGGCGATGTGCTCTATCTCTGTACCCCGCATAACAACGTTATCGCCGTTAATGCCGATACCGGTAAAGAGATCTGGAAGCGCGTCGTTAACGCTCAGGCGGAAGTCTGGAACCGCTGCCGTGGTCTGGCTTACTTTGATGCAACCAAGCCGCTGACTCAGCCTACCGTTCCTGGCTCTACGCCGGTTCCTCAGCCTGCACTGGCAGCAGGTGATACCTGCCAGCGTCGTCTGCTGATGAACACCATTGATGCGCGCCTGATTGCTATCAACGCCGATAACGGTGAGTTCTGCCAGAACTTTGGCGACCACGGCGTGGTCAATCTGAAAGATGGCCTGGGCCAGGCTGAAGATCCTAAATATCAGCTGACCTCTGCGCCAACGCTTGCAGGCACCACCGTGGTGGTGGGCGGTCGCGTAGCGGATAACGTCCAGACCGATATGCCTGGCGGCGTGATTCGCGGTTTCGATGTGATCACCGGCGCGATGCGCTGGGCGTTCGATCCGGGTAAAGATGACCCAACGGCTAAGCTGAAGCCCGGCGAAACCTACGTGCGCAGTACGCCGAACTCATGGGGCCCGATGTCCTACGATCCCGGCATGAACACCGTATTTATGCCTATGGGCAGCTCGTCCGTTGACCTGTGGGGCGCAACCCGTACCGCGCTTAACCACAAATATGGCGCCTCGATTCTGGCCGTTGATGCAACCACCGGTAAAGAGAAATGGGTTTATCAGACCGTACATAACGATCTGTGGGACTTCGACTTACCGATGCAGCCAAGCCTTATCGACTTCCCGGAAAAAGATGGCACTACTAAACCCGCCGTGGTTATTGGGACCAAAGCAGGTCAGATCTACGTGCTGGATCGCCTGACCGGTAAGCCGCTGACCGAAGTGAAGGAGTTCCCGGTTAAGAAAGGGAACATTCCGAACGAGCAGTATACTGCCACCCAGCCTAAGTCCGTCGGGATGCCGCAGATCGGTGCCGAAACGCTGACCGAATCTGATATGTGGGGTGCCACGCCATTCGACCAGCTGGCCTGCCGCATTGGCTTTAAATCAATGCGCTATGATGGCCTGTATACCGTACCCGGTACCGATAAAGCGCTTAGCTTCCCGGGCTCGCTGGGCGGCATGAACTGGGGTAGCCTCTCTACCGACCCTAATAACCATCTCATCTTTGTGAATGATATGCGTCTGGGTCTGTGGGTGCAAATGATCCCAGCCAACACCGCGGCGATTTCACGTGGTAGCAACGGCGGTGAAGCGATCAACACCGGTATGGGAGCGGTACCGCTTAAAGGCACGCCTTACGCGGTAAATAAAAATCGCTTTATGTCTCCGCTGGGCATTCCCTGCCAGAAGCCACCGTTTGGTACGCTTTCTGCGGTCGACCTGAAGACGCGTAAAGTGGTCTGGCAGGTACCGGTTGGAACGGTACAGGATACCGGTCCATTCGGCATCAAAATGCACGTGAAGATGCCGGTGGGTATGCCAACGCTGGGCGGTACGCTGGCGACGCAGGGTGGGCTGGTGTTTATCGCTGGCACACAGGATTACTATCTGCGCGCATTCGATACTGCCACCGGTAAAGAAGTGTGGAAAGCACGCCTGCCGGTTGGTAGCCAGGGCGGCCCAATCAGCTACAAATCGCCTAAAACCGGAAAACAGTACATCCTGATTTCTGCTGGCGGTGCGCGTCAGTCCCCGGATCGGGGTGACTACGTGATTGCCTACGCACTGGATAAATAA
- the der gene encoding ribosome biogenesis GTPase Der: MVPVVALVGRPNVGKSTLFNRLTHTRDALVADFPGLTRDRKYGRAEVEGREYICIDTGGIDGNEEGVETRMAEQSLLAIEEADVVLFMVDARAGLMPADQGIAQHLRSRQKPTFLVANKTDGMDPDSAVVDFYALGLGEIHPIAASHGRGVTSLLEMVLLPWMEEVVPQAPLTEEEENAAYWAALEAEESDEAQEEAEDDFNPLDLPIKLAIVGRPNVGKSTLTNRILGEERVVVYDMPGTTRDSIYIPMERDGREYILIDTAGVRKRGKITDTVEKFSVIKTLKAIEDANVVMLIIDAREGISDQDLSLLGFILNSGRSLVIVVNKWDGMTQEARDEVKDALDLRLGFIDFARVHFISALHGSGVGNLFESVTEAYDCSTRRVNTSMLTRIMNMAADDHQPPLVQGRRVKLKYAHAGGYNPPIVVIHGNQVKDLPDSYKRYLMNYFRRSLEVMGTPIRIQFKEGDNPFAGKRNLLTPNQQRKRKRLMSHLKKNKR; this comes from the coding sequence ATGGTACCTGTGGTCGCGCTGGTCGGGCGTCCCAATGTGGGAAAATCCACCCTGTTTAACCGTCTCACGCACACGCGAGATGCGCTGGTGGCGGATTTTCCTGGCCTTACGCGTGACCGAAAATACGGTCGTGCCGAGGTCGAAGGGCGGGAGTATATTTGCATTGATACCGGCGGTATTGATGGCAACGAAGAGGGCGTGGAAACGCGCATGGCCGAGCAGTCTCTGTTGGCGATTGAGGAAGCTGACGTGGTGCTGTTTATGGTCGATGCCCGCGCCGGTCTGATGCCTGCCGATCAGGGCATTGCCCAACATCTGCGCTCGCGGCAGAAACCCACCTTTCTGGTGGCCAATAAAACCGACGGCATGGATCCTGATTCCGCCGTGGTTGACTTCTATGCGCTGGGCCTGGGTGAAATTCACCCGATCGCCGCCTCTCACGGACGTGGCGTGACCAGCCTGCTGGAAATGGTCCTCCTGCCGTGGATGGAAGAAGTGGTGCCCCAGGCACCGCTGACCGAGGAAGAAGAGAACGCAGCCTACTGGGCGGCGCTGGAAGCCGAAGAGAGCGATGAGGCGCAGGAAGAGGCTGAGGATGACTTTAACCCTCTCGATCTGCCGATCAAACTGGCCATCGTCGGACGCCCTAACGTGGGCAAATCGACGCTGACGAACCGTATCCTCGGCGAGGAGCGGGTGGTGGTATACGATATGCCGGGCACCACGCGCGACAGTATCTATATTCCCATGGAGCGTGACGGTCGTGAATATATTCTGATCGACACCGCCGGTGTGCGTAAGCGCGGAAAAATTACCGATACCGTTGAGAAATTTTCGGTCATCAAAACGCTTAAAGCCATCGAAGATGCCAACGTAGTGATGTTGATCATTGATGCCCGCGAAGGTATCTCCGATCAGGATCTGTCGCTACTGGGCTTTATCCTTAACAGCGGTCGCTCACTGGTGATTGTGGTTAACAAGTGGGATGGCATGACGCAGGAAGCGCGCGATGAGGTGAAAGATGCGCTGGACCTGCGTCTGGGCTTTATCGACTTCGCCCGCGTGCATTTTATCTCTGCGCTACACGGCAGTGGGGTAGGTAACCTGTTTGAATCCGTTACCGAAGCCTATGATTGTTCAACCCGGCGTGTTAATACGTCAATGCTGACCCGTATTATGAACATGGCCGCTGACGACCATCAGCCGCCGCTGGTTCAGGGCCGTCGCGTTAAGCTGAAATACGCCCACGCTGGTGGCTACAATCCACCGATTGTGGTTATCCACGGTAACCAGGTCAAAGATCTGCCGGATTCGTATAAACGCTATCTGATGAACTATTTCCGCCGCTCGCTGGAGGTGATGGGTACGCCTATCCGTATTCAGTTCAAAGAGGGCGATAATCCGTTTGCCGGTAAACGCAACCTGCTGACGCCAAACCAGCAGCGCAAACGCAAGCGTCTGATGAGTCACCTGAAAAAGAACAAACGTTAA
- the hisS gene encoding histidine--tRNA ligase has product MAKNIQAIRGMNDYLPADTVVWQRIEQILKQGLSSYGYSEIRLPIVEQTPLFKRAIGEVTDVVEKEMYTFDDRNGESLTLRPEGTAGCVRAGIEHGLLYNQEQRLWYIGPMFRYERPQKGRYRQFYQIGAEVFGLQGPDIDAELIMMTARWWKALGIADHVRLELNSIGSLEARANYREALVAFLEQHKEVLDEDCKRRMYSNPLRVLDSKNPDVQTLLNDAPELGDYLDAESREHFEGMRKLLDAAGIAYTVNQRLVRGLDYYNRTVFEWVTSSLGAQGTVCAGGRYDGLVDQLGGRATPAVGFAMGLERLVLLVQAVNPEFEPTRIVDVYVIASGQGVQSAAMQLAEQLRDADPSLKLMTNFGGGNFKKQFARADKWGARVALVLGEDEVANGQVVIKDLRNGEQQTLAQRDAAATLAVMLK; this is encoded by the coding sequence GTGGCAAAAAATATCCAGGCTATTCGCGGCATGAATGATTACCTGCCTGCGGATACCGTTGTATGGCAGCGTATTGAACAGATCCTCAAGCAGGGGCTGTCCAGCTATGGCTACAGCGAAATCCGCCTGCCGATTGTAGAGCAGACCCCGTTATTCAAACGCGCTATCGGTGAAGTCACCGACGTGGTTGAAAAAGAGATGTACACCTTCGATGACCGCAATGGTGAAAGCCTGACGCTGCGTCCGGAAGGCACGGCGGGCTGCGTGCGCGCCGGCATCGAACACGGTCTGCTGTACAATCAGGAACAGCGTCTGTGGTATATCGGTCCGATGTTCCGCTACGAGCGTCCACAGAAGGGGCGCTACCGTCAGTTTTATCAGATTGGTGCCGAAGTCTTTGGCCTGCAGGGCCCGGATATTGATGCCGAACTGATTATGATGACGGCGCGCTGGTGGAAAGCGTTAGGCATTGCCGATCACGTTCGTCTGGAGCTGAACTCCATTGGTTCCCTTGAGGCTCGCGCAAACTATCGCGAGGCGCTGGTGGCCTTCCTCGAGCAGCATAAAGAGGTGCTCGACGAAGACTGCAAGCGTCGCATGTACAGTAACCCGCTCCGCGTGCTGGACAGCAAAAATCCCGACGTGCAGACGCTGCTTAACGACGCGCCAGAACTGGGTGACTATCTGGATGCCGAATCCCGTGAGCACTTTGAAGGGATGCGTAAGCTACTGGATGCAGCGGGTATCGCCTATACCGTTAATCAGCGGCTGGTGCGCGGACTTGATTACTATAATCGCACCGTTTTTGAATGGGTCACCAGTAGCCTTGGCGCGCAGGGGACCGTATGTGCGGGCGGGCGCTATGATGGCCTGGTGGATCAGCTCGGCGGACGCGCAACGCCAGCCGTAGGCTTTGCGATGGGACTGGAGCGTCTGGTACTGTTAGTCCAGGCGGTTAATCCTGAATTTGAACCGACGCGCATTGTCGATGTCTATGTTATCGCTTCGGGCCAGGGCGTGCAGTCTGCCGCGATGCAGCTGGCCGAGCAGCTGCGTGATGCCGACCCGTCACTTAAGCTGATGACCAACTTCGGCGGCGGCAACTTCAAAAAGCAGTTTGCCCGTGCCGATAAGTGGGGCGCGCGCGTCGCGCTGGTGCTGGGTGAAGACGAAGTCGCTAACGGTCAGGTCGTTATTAAAGATTTGCGCAACGGCGAGCAGCAAACGCTGGCGCAGCGTGATGCTGCAGCAACGCTCGCGGTAATGTTGAAATAA
- the ispG gene encoding flavodoxin-dependent (E)-4-hydroxy-3-methylbut-2-enyl-diphosphate synthase, which translates to MHNEAPIIRRKSTRIYVGKVPVGDGAPIAVQSMTNTRTTDVAATVGQIKALERVGVDIVRVSVPTMEAAEAFRLIKQQVNVPLVADIHFDYRIALKVAEYGVDCLRINPGNIGNEERIRQVVDCARYYNIPIRIGVNAGSLEKDLQEKYGEPTPQALLESAMRHVDHLDRLNFDQFKVSVKASDVFLAVESYRLLAKQIDQPLHLGITEAGGARAGSVKSAIGLGLLLSEGIGDTLRISLAADPVEEVKVGFDILKSLRIRARGINFIACPTCSRQEFDVIGTVNALEQRLEDIITPMDVSIIGCVVNGPGEALVSTLGVTGSNKKSGFYEDGVRLRERLDNDDMIDQLEARIRAKAAMMDASRRIDVQQVEK; encoded by the coding sequence ATGCATAACGAAGCACCCATCATCCGTCGCAAATCTACGCGCATTTACGTCGGCAAGGTGCCAGTGGGCGACGGTGCACCTATTGCCGTACAGTCCATGACGAATACCCGTACCACCGACGTGGCGGCAACGGTCGGCCAAATTAAAGCGCTTGAGCGTGTTGGCGTCGATATCGTACGCGTTTCCGTACCGACCATGGAGGCCGCAGAGGCTTTCCGTTTGATCAAGCAGCAGGTTAACGTCCCGCTGGTTGCCGATATCCATTTTGATTACCGTATTGCCCTTAAGGTTGCCGAGTACGGCGTTGACTGCCTGCGCATCAATCCGGGCAACATTGGTAACGAAGAGCGTATCCGCCAGGTGGTTGACTGCGCCCGCTACTACAACATTCCGATTCGCATTGGCGTCAACGCCGGGTCGCTGGAAAAGGACCTGCAGGAAAAGTATGGCGAACCTACGCCTCAGGCGCTGCTTGAGTCGGCCATGCGCCATGTCGATCATCTCGATCGCCTCAATTTCGATCAGTTTAAAGTCAGCGTTAAAGCTTCAGATGTGTTCCTCGCCGTAGAATCCTATCGTCTGCTGGCTAAGCAGATCGATCAGCCTCTGCACCTGGGTATCACGGAAGCGGGCGGCGCGCGGGCAGGATCGGTGAAATCAGCGATCGGTCTTGGCCTGCTTCTCTCCGAGGGAATTGGTGACACGCTGCGTATTTCCCTGGCGGCCGACCCGGTGGAAGAGGTGAAGGTTGGGTTCGATATCCTGAAATCCCTGCGTATTCGCGCCAGGGGCATCAACTTTATTGCCTGCCCGACCTGTTCGCGTCAGGAGTTCGACGTGATTGGCACGGTTAACGCGCTCGAGCAGCGGCTGGAAGACATCATTACGCCGATGGACGTGTCAATCATCGGCTGCGTGGTTAACGGCCCCGGTGAGGCGCTGGTCTCCACCCTTGGGGTGACCGGCAGCAATAAAAAAAGCGGCTTTTATGAGGATGGCGTACGTCTTCGTGAGCGCCTGGACAATGACGATATGATCGATCAGCTGGAAGCACGTATCCGTGCAAAAGCAGCGATGATGGATGCGTCCCGTCGAATTGACGTCCAGCAGGTTGAAAAATAA